One stretch of Deinococcus multiflagellatus DNA includes these proteins:
- a CDS encoding ABC transporter substrate-binding protein: protein MNKGLVSVLAAALLLGQAHAQEKVTLTVAVFPSLDSSIKAILPAWQKKYPNVTINMQAQQYADHHNAMTTALATGQGLPDVMAIEVGYVAKFAEGQGLEDLNKAPYNAAAAKKLFTPFTIAQATSSDGRFIAMPTDIGPGTFFYRKDVLDKAGVNPVNMQRSWESYIAAGKTIKAKTGAYLVNTAASVYGIIIRTNLKPGEGIYFDKGNNLLVGPDNARFVRAFTLSKQIRDAGLDAKVGEWTNEWYDAFKKGTVATQFSGAWLQGALQNWMAPDTKGLWRVQNLPERSFASWGGTFYGIPSKAKNKGWAWEFIKFMTMNQSAQIAAFEDNGAFPALVSAQKDKVFSEPVDFLGGQKARVLWRDAAAKTQPIDVNKYDSVADQIVQTELTNVLEKGKDIKQALSDARAQILRRAR, encoded by the coding sequence ATGAACAAAGGTCTTGTGTCCGTTCTTGCCGCCGCCCTGCTGCTGGGGCAGGCCCACGCCCAGGAAAAGGTGACCCTCACCGTGGCGGTCTTTCCCAGCCTGGACAGCTCGATCAAGGCGATTTTGCCCGCGTGGCAGAAGAAATACCCCAATGTCACGATCAACATGCAGGCGCAGCAGTACGCCGACCACCACAACGCCATGACCACCGCGCTGGCCACCGGGCAGGGTCTGCCCGACGTGATGGCCATTGAGGTGGGCTACGTGGCCAAATTTGCCGAGGGGCAGGGCCTGGAAGACCTGAACAAGGCGCCCTACAACGCCGCGGCGGCCAAGAAGCTGTTCACGCCCTTTACGATTGCGCAGGCCACCAGCAGCGACGGGCGCTTTATCGCCATGCCCACCGACATCGGCCCCGGCACCTTCTTCTACCGCAAGGACGTGCTGGACAAGGCCGGCGTGAACCCGGTGAACATGCAGCGCTCGTGGGAGTCCTACATTGCGGCCGGCAAGACCATCAAGGCCAAGACCGGCGCGTATCTGGTGAACACGGCGGCCTCGGTGTACGGGATCATCATCCGCACGAACCTCAAGCCCGGCGAAGGCATTTACTTCGACAAGGGCAACAACCTGCTGGTGGGCCCAGACAATGCCCGCTTTGTGCGCGCCTTTACCCTCAGCAAACAGATCCGCGACGCGGGCCTGGACGCCAAGGTGGGCGAGTGGACCAACGAGTGGTATGACGCCTTTAAAAAGGGCACGGTCGCCACGCAGTTTTCCGGCGCGTGGCTGCAGGGCGCCCTGCAGAACTGGATGGCCCCCGACACCAAGGGCCTGTGGCGCGTGCAGAACCTCCCGGAGCGCTCCTTTGCCTCGTGGGGCGGCACCTTCTACGGCATTCCCAGCAAGGCCAAAAACAAGGGGTGGGCCTGGGAATTCATCAAGTTCATGACCATGAACCAGAGTGCGCAGATCGCCGCCTTTGAGGACAACGGCGCGTTCCCCGCGCTGGTCTCGGCGCAGAAGGACAAGGTGTTCAGCGAGCCGGTGGACTTCCTGGGCGGCCAGAAAGCGCGCGTGCTGTGGCGCGACGCCGCCGCCAAGACCCAGCCCATTGACGTGAACAAGTACGACTCGGTGGCCGACCAGATCGTGCAGACCGAGCTGACCAACGTGCTGGAAAAGGGCAAGGACATCAAGCAGGCCCTCTCCGACGCCCGCGCCCAGATTCTGCGCCGCGCCCGGTAA
- a CDS encoding carbohydrate ABC transporter permease: protein MSHRLPAPARARLSYARLQQRFAPYVFVSPFFLLFLVFGLFPLLFSLFLAFHLWSPLDGLGHWKFVGFENFALALDRQDQFWTTLKNTVWIGLLAGVPQHLAALPLAFLIHQSLRRYQSTLSTVLFLPYITNAVAIAIVFATLYSERLGLLNYLRGLVGLDPVRWLGDPSMVPYSVAAVVFWRYLGWNVVLYLSGLQAISEDVYEAATVDGAGKWQQFWYITLPLLRPMMFYAFTLTIVGNMQLFEEPFMLLGDGGGSSGAGLTTAMHIFNTAFRDLDMGYASAMSWLLFLAIFALSMVNNVLFSRGGER, encoded by the coding sequence ATGTCACACCGCCTGCCCGCCCCCGCCCGCGCCCGGCTGAGCTACGCGCGTTTGCAGCAGCGTTTCGCGCCGTACGTGTTTGTCAGCCCGTTCTTTCTTCTGTTTCTGGTGTTCGGGCTGTTTCCGCTGCTGTTCAGCCTGTTCCTGGCCTTTCACCTCTGGAGCCCCTTAGACGGTCTGGGCCACTGGAAGTTCGTGGGCTTCGAGAACTTCGCGCTGGCCCTGGACCGCCAGGACCAGTTCTGGACCACGCTGAAGAACACGGTGTGGATTGGCCTGCTGGCGGGGGTGCCGCAGCATCTCGCAGCGCTGCCGCTGGCCTTTCTGATTCACCAGAGCCTGCGCCGCTACCAGAGCACCCTGAGCACGGTGCTGTTTCTGCCGTACATCACCAACGCCGTGGCAATTGCTATCGTGTTCGCCACGCTGTACTCCGAGCGGCTGGGGCTGCTGAATTACCTGCGCGGGCTGGTGGGCCTGGACCCGGTGCGCTGGCTGGGCGACCCCAGCATGGTGCCGTATTCGGTGGCGGCGGTGGTGTTCTGGCGCTACCTGGGCTGGAACGTGGTGCTGTACCTCTCGGGGCTGCAGGCCATCAGTGAGGATGTGTACGAGGCCGCCACCGTGGACGGCGCGGGGAAATGGCAGCAGTTCTGGTACATCACGTTGCCGCTGCTGCGGCCCATGATGTTCTACGCCTTCACCCTGACGATTGTGGGCAACATGCAGCTGTTCGAGGAACCGTTCATGCTGCTGGGTGACGGCGGGGGCAGCAGCGGCGCGGGCCTGACCACCGCCATGCACATCTTTAATACCGCCTTCCGCGACCTGGATATGGGGTACGCCTCGGCCATGAGCTGGCTGCTGTTCCTGGCGATTTTTGCCCTGAGCATGGTGAACAACGTCCTGTTTTCACGCGGAGGTGAGCGGTGA
- a CDS encoding carbohydrate ABC transporter permease — MTSTPVRAAPAVARPRRPLRGWRRLPLWLLMGLVCSLSVVPFYLMFVWASQPSAEVFAFPPHLWFGPAFDDNLRGLLQVTDGKALRHFWNSLYLALVATATTLFFCSLAGYAFAMYNFRGQRALFAFILATMLIPPLVMDIPSFLVMNNVLGWVGEPRALWVPGMANAFGIFLMRQYIASALPRELIEAARIDGATEFGIYRRVVLPLIRPILATLGVVTFVGAWNNFKGALIMKLSEPDTMTLPLSLRRLGGGATNVNVDWGAIMMLVVITVIPLVIVFLFASRQVISGLTSGAVKD; from the coding sequence GTGACCAGTACCCCGGTTCGCGCGGCGCCCGCTGTGGCCCGCCCCAGGCGCCCGCTGCGGGGCTGGCGCCGCCTGCCCCTGTGGCTGCTGATGGGGCTGGTGTGTTCCCTGTCGGTGGTGCCCTTTTACCTGATGTTCGTGTGGGCCTCGCAGCCCAGCGCCGAAGTCTTTGCCTTTCCGCCGCACCTGTGGTTTGGCCCGGCCTTCGACGACAACCTGCGCGGCCTGCTGCAGGTCACAGACGGCAAGGCGCTGCGCCACTTCTGGAACTCGCTGTACCTCGCGCTGGTCGCCACCGCCACCACCCTGTTTTTCTGCTCGCTGGCCGGCTACGCCTTTGCCATGTACAACTTCCGGGGCCAGCGGGCGCTGTTCGCCTTCATTCTGGCCACCATGCTCATTCCGCCGCTGGTGATGGACATTCCCAGCTTTCTGGTGATGAACAACGTGCTGGGCTGGGTGGGCGAGCCGCGCGCCCTGTGGGTGCCGGGCATGGCGAACGCCTTTGGCATCTTCCTGATGCGCCAGTACATCGCCTCGGCCCTGCCCCGCGAACTGATTGAAGCCGCGCGCATCGACGGCGCCACGGAGTTCGGCATCTACCGCCGGGTGGTGCTGCCCCTGATCCGGCCCATTCTGGCCACGCTGGGCGTGGTGACGTTCGTGGGCGCCTGGAACAACTTCAAGGGCGCGCTGATCATGAAACTCAGCGAACCCGACACCATGACCCTCCCCCTGAGCCTGCGCCGGCTGGGCGGCGGCGCCACCAACGTCAACGTGGACTGGGGCGCGATCATGATGCTGGTCGTGATCACCGTGATTCCGCTGGTGATCGTGTTTCTCTTCGCCAGCCGTCAGGTCATCAGTGGCCTGACCAGCGGGGCGGTCAAGGACTGA
- a CDS encoding GH1 family beta-glucosidase, producing the protein MSNHTPDPARFPARFTWGVATSAYQIEGAAHEDGRGPSIWDTFCAAPGKVRGGDTGDVACDHYHRLPEDLDLIQGLGVNAYRFSVAWPRVLPQGRGAVNRAGLDFYDRLVDGLLTRGIVPWATLYHWDLPQTLEDEGGWRVRGAAEAFAEYAGVVAGALGDRVRHFITLNEPWCSAYLGYGNGVHAPGASDLADSFAASHHLLLAHGLAVPVIREAAPGAQVGITLNLHHTYPASDSAADHAAARRGDGFQNRWYLDPLYGRGYPQDMVQLLGEASPQARGLVRPGDEDRIAAPTDFLGVNMYSRAVMQDAPGEGWLHARQIRPEGSAYTGFDWEVAPDSLTDLLVRLQRDYAPGAIYITENGSTYPDTVSEDGTVHDGERTRYLESHLAAMQAAMSQGAKVRGYFAWSLMDNFEWAEGYDKRFGIVHVDFDTQARTLKQSGRWYRDFLAQARETVPV; encoded by the coding sequence ATGAGCAACCACACCCCTGACCCTGCGCGTTTTCCGGCCCGTTTTACCTGGGGCGTGGCCACCAGTGCCTACCAGATCGAGGGCGCCGCCCATGAGGACGGCCGGGGCCCCAGCATCTGGGACACCTTCTGCGCCGCCCCGGGCAAGGTGCGCGGCGGCGACACCGGCGACGTGGCCTGCGACCATTACCACCGCCTGCCGGAAGACCTGGACCTGATCCAGGGGCTGGGGGTCAATGCCTACCGCTTCAGCGTGGCGTGGCCGCGCGTGCTGCCCCAGGGGCGCGGCGCCGTGAACCGGGCCGGGCTGGACTTTTACGACCGGCTGGTGGACGGCCTGCTGACCCGGGGCATTGTCCCCTGGGCCACGCTGTACCACTGGGACCTGCCGCAGACCCTGGAGGACGAGGGCGGCTGGCGGGTGCGCGGGGCGGCCGAGGCCTTTGCCGAGTACGCGGGCGTGGTGGCGGGCGCGCTGGGGGACCGGGTGCGGCACTTCATCACCCTGAACGAGCCGTGGTGCTCGGCGTACCTGGGCTACGGCAACGGCGTCCACGCGCCGGGGGCCAGTGACTTGGCAGACAGCTTTGCCGCCTCACACCACCTGCTGCTGGCCCACGGGCTGGCGGTGCCGGTGATCCGCGAGGCCGCGCCGGGCGCCCAGGTGGGCATCACCCTGAACCTGCACCACACCTACCCCGCCAGTGACAGCGCCGCCGACCACGCGGCGGCCCGGCGGGGCGACGGCTTTCAGAACCGCTGGTATCTGGACCCGCTGTATGGGCGCGGCTACCCGCAGGACATGGTGCAGTTGCTGGGCGAGGCCAGCCCCCAGGCACGCGGACTGGTGCGGCCCGGCGACGAGGACCGGATCGCCGCGCCCACCGACTTTCTGGGCGTGAACATGTATTCCCGCGCCGTCATGCAGGACGCCCCCGGCGAGGGCTGGCTGCACGCCCGCCAGATTCGCCCGGAAGGCAGCGCCTACACCGGCTTTGACTGGGAGGTGGCCCCGGACAGCCTGACTGACCTGCTGGTGCGCCTGCAGCGGGACTACGCCCCCGGTGCCATCTACATCACCGAAAACGGCTCCACCTACCCCGACACCGTCAGCGAGGACGGCACCGTGCACGACGGCGAGCGCACGCGGTACCTGGAAAGCCACCTGGCGGCCATGCAGGCGGCCATGTCCCAGGGCGCGAAGGTGCGCGGCTACTTCGCGTGGTCGCTGATGGACAACTT